Proteins encoded together in one Musa acuminata AAA Group cultivar baxijiao chromosome BXJ3-6, Cavendish_Baxijiao_AAA, whole genome shotgun sequence window:
- the LOC135640466 gene encoding uncharacterized protein LOC135640466 — MSPTLVSLSIVNPTAFAARKSSLFPGVRPLPPLLPSRLQTPAALRGFRRRRRGWGALVPPSAAASAFSAAAEDEEWLKKLPDKKKPLYSHSLPCIEAWFRKLGFRQSRDDRAVWVVEKPNWHAQLSLDVTDLYIRYLKSGPGNLEKDIERRFSYALSREDIENAILGGP; from the exons ATGTCGCCCACTCTCGTCTCGCTATCCATCGTAAACCCTACAGCCTTTGCCGCCCGCAAATCCTCCCTCTTCCCCGGCGTCCGCCCTCTTCCCCCGCTCCTGCCCTCTCGCCTCCAAACCCCAGCGGCCTTGCGGGGGTTCAGGAGGCGGCGGCGCGGGTGGGGAGCGCTGGTTCCGCCCTCGGCGGCCGCGTCGGCGTTCTCGGCGGCGGCTGAGGATGAGGAGTGGCTCAAGAAGCTCCCTGACAAGAAGAAGCCTCTCTACTCCCACAGCCTCCCGTGCATCGAGGCGTGGTTCAGAAAGCTTGGGTTCCGACAGAGCCGGGATGATCGAGCGGTGTGGGTCGTCGAGAAACCCAACTGGCACGCCCAGCTCTCCCTCGATGTCACCGACCTTTACATAAG GTACCTGAAGAGTGGGCCAGGAAACCTTGAGAAGGACATTGAGAGAAGATTTAGTTATGCGTTGAGCAGGGAGGATATTGAAAATGCCATCCTTGGTGGACCTTGA